One segment of bacterium DNA contains the following:
- the ftsY gene encoding signal recognition particle-docking protein FtsY, with amino-acid sequence MNLFAKLKAGLGKTRSQLVGRVETLFAGGGRAELAPAVFEALEELLIEADLGAELAVDVAERARQQLTAGGVRGDDFEAVLGLLREAIDAELAAGQTPEAPWAAGPRVVLLVGVNGVGKTTSAAKLAWQHQQAGRKVLLAAADTFRAAAGDQLAIWAERLGCDIVRHGPGADPAAVAHDAIAAAKARGVDVVIVDTAGRLHNKAHLMAELAKIRRVIGREVAGAPQEVLLVIDANTGQNAIQQSRVFKEATEVTGIVLAKLDGTAKGGVVLAIGRELGIPVRWVGLGETLADLAPFDPAAFSAALLARD; translated from the coding sequence GTGAACCTCTTCGCGAAGCTGAAGGCCGGCCTCGGCAAGACCCGCAGCCAGCTCGTGGGGCGCGTCGAGACGCTCTTCGCGGGCGGCGGCCGCGCCGAGCTAGCGCCGGCCGTTTTCGAAGCGCTCGAGGAGCTGCTCATCGAGGCCGACCTCGGCGCGGAGCTCGCGGTCGACGTCGCCGAGCGCGCGCGGCAGCAACTGACAGCGGGCGGCGTCCGCGGGGACGACTTCGAGGCCGTGCTCGGCCTGCTGCGCGAGGCGATCGACGCGGAGCTGGCGGCCGGCCAGACGCCGGAGGCGCCCTGGGCGGCCGGGCCGCGCGTCGTCCTGCTGGTCGGCGTCAACGGCGTCGGCAAGACGACGAGCGCGGCCAAGCTGGCCTGGCAGCACCAGCAGGCCGGGCGCAAGGTGCTGCTCGCGGCGGCGGACACCTTCCGCGCCGCGGCGGGCGATCAGCTCGCGATCTGGGCCGAGCGCCTGGGCTGCGACATCGTGCGCCACGGGCCGGGCGCTGATCCGGCGGCCGTCGCCCACGACGCGATCGCTGCCGCCAAGGCGCGCGGGGTGGACGTCGTCATCGTCGACACGGCCGGGCGCCTGCACAACAAGGCGCACCTGATGGCCGAGCTGGCCAAGATCCGCCGCGTGATCGGCCGCGAGGTGGCGGGCGCGCCGCAGGAGGTGCTGCTCGTCATCGACGCCAACACGGGCCAGAACGCGATCCAGCAGTCGCGCGTCTTCAAGGAGGCGACGGAGGTGACGGGCATCGTGCTCGCCAAGCTCGACGGCACGGCCAAGGGCGGCGTCGTGCTGGCGATCGGCCGCGAGCTGGGCATCCCCGTGCGCTGGGTGGGTCTCGGCGAGACGCTCGCGGACCTGGCGCCCTTCGATCCGGCGGCCTTCAGCGCCGCGCTGCTGGCGAGGGATTGA